A window from Armatimonadota bacterium encodes these proteins:
- a CDS encoding class 1 isoprenoid biosynthesis enzyme has product MQSATSTALLDFHPHVERQREWLFEGVSDFPSALKEVVITNYGSRVARGHGKPLLGEYAPWLLADMLPLSNRQVVAEVALPWMNLYAYTLFIDDVLDIDKKADAVPLMLASQLLLERGFTRLHSLLPSGCNVRLRIDQYFLEAANAVLIEMQEHRGLLRGYSPEEVDRLGRKIAFLKLCAACLLAADGHGGEDQAALLLPVDELATGMQLLDDIADWEEDLKAHSFTPLLTQTLCDVEARWPDSIRNRGNFTSEEVLAAMVVTGALENHIALGISWLDRVAATPGLSPSSPAAHLLGAVIEEHKAVRDQVISVRLSCEAVLQQGGGFGSLLRDEPVRRRVEMVSTQLQIVAQNS; this is encoded by the coding sequence ATGCAGAGTGCTACATCAACCGCACTGTTGGACTTCCACCCGCACGTTGAGCGGCAGAGAGAATGGCTGTTCGAGGGCGTAAGTGATTTCCCAAGTGCATTGAAAGAAGTTGTGATAACCAACTACGGATCGCGGGTGGCCCGCGGTCACGGAAAGCCGCTCCTCGGTGAGTATGCGCCTTGGTTACTCGCGGATATGCTTCCTCTGAGCAACCGCCAGGTCGTTGCTGAAGTCGCATTGCCTTGGATGAACCTCTACGCGTACACGCTCTTTATTGACGATGTTCTCGACATCGACAAGAAGGCCGATGCAGTACCTCTCATGCTCGCCAGCCAACTTCTTCTGGAACGAGGGTTTACGCGCCTACATTCCCTCCTTCCTTCAGGCTGCAATGTCAGACTGCGGATCGACCAGTACTTTCTTGAAGCAGCGAATGCGGTTCTGATTGAGATGCAGGAGCACAGAGGTTTACTGAGAGGCTACAGCCCAGAAGAAGTCGACCGCTTGGGACGCAAGATCGCGTTCCTCAAGCTGTGCGCCGCGTGTTTGCTGGCGGCCGACGGGCACGGGGGGGAGGACCAGGCCGCGTTGCTCCTTCCGGTGGACGAATTGGCAACCGGCATGCAGCTGCTAGATGATATCGCGGACTGGGAGGAGGACTTAAAGGCGCACAGTTTCACTCCATTGCTTACGCAGACCCTATGCGATGTTGAGGCCAGATGGCCAGACTCCATCCGAAACCGAGGGAACTTCACCTCCGAGGAGGTTCTCGCGGCCATGGTAGTTACGGGGGCGCTAGAAAACCACATTGCCTTGGGCATTTCCTGGCTGGATAGGGTCGCGGCCACTCCCGGCCTCAGCCCTTCATCGCCTGCAGCTCATCTTCTCGGTGCGGTGATCGAGGAGCACAAGGCGGTACGCGACCAGGTGATAAGCGTAAGGTTGTCCTGCGAAGCCGTGCTCCAACAGGGCGGCGGCTTCGGCTCCCTTCTTCGGGATGAACCAGTGAGAC